From one Saprospiraceae bacterium genomic stretch:
- a CDS encoding glycoside hydrolase family 2 protein produces MAAQLHWPPIDHTTRPWTRWWWQGSAVNEKDLTRCMELYQQAGLGGVEITPIYGVAGFENQFIDYLSPRWMEVFAHTLKEGKRLDLGIDMATGTGWPFGGGPGITEIEACKNFEFKRYTLSVGQRLSDTIRFIQEPLVRAVGNQIYETQGIYKTEPTKGTMQDPALLPGARIKIEDLVQPISANKNLQTLALDQVKFKKRLPLHTLMAYSEDGQSIELTDKVSTDGVLDWTAPQGHWNLYAIFMGWHGKMVERAAPGGEGEVIDHFSTAHLNKYLSRFDQAFGSMDLSGLRAFFNDSYEVDDARGQSNWTEDFFDEFSSRRGYDLKNHLLALLGGGNDEYSLGILYDYRQTIDDLLLDHFTIPWKNWAHNKNKIVRNQSHGAPANILDLYSAIDIPETEGTELLRYKFASSAAHITGKNVVSAEAATWLDEHFVSTLADVKASVDNYFLGGVNHIVYHGTAYSPKDDPWPGWLFYASVHLQPTNPQWHDFKTLNDYITRCQSFLQQGKSDNHVLLYFPFADRNYEPGKELLHHYDGMQGYDSTVFKKSAALMTSKGYSWDLVSDHQIMDITFADGALHSPGGEYQSLVISGVARMPLNTLLQLDRLIRQGASIILHQSSLHGCGYMDNTTNYGQYKSIVSDWDRIRYKNLLKGDDLIKLLAKENIHHEEGLYAMGLECVRRVIGADHYYFIKNSSTKKVEEWVPLNTKAASAILYDPMTLTAGIAKLQEESHGIKVRISLAPGSTIILSTSDQAVSGDFYPEYVSNAEKISMKGKWTIDFISGGPSMPQTIKTKSLRDWSQLLTGDDRYFSGTVSYNLVCNPPVKKSLYYLLDLGEVRGTVSVILNDLPVANCLGPEYKAIIPASAFHKRKNKLEIIVSSTMANRIIYMEQHDQPWKKFYNVNMPARLRANRGADGLFTAKNWELGKWGMMGPVSWSGVEVK; encoded by the coding sequence ATGGCTGCACAACTCCATTGGCCACCCATCGATCATACTACCCGACCCTGGACCCGCTGGTGGTGGCAAGGCAGCGCTGTCAACGAAAAAGACCTTACCCGTTGTATGGAGTTATACCAACAGGCTGGATTAGGAGGAGTCGAGATCACACCGATCTACGGCGTAGCAGGATTTGAAAATCAATTCATCGATTACCTGTCTCCACGGTGGATGGAGGTTTTTGCGCATACTTTAAAAGAGGGCAAACGATTGGATCTGGGTATCGATATGGCGACAGGCACCGGTTGGCCTTTCGGCGGTGGACCGGGTATCACGGAGATAGAAGCCTGCAAAAACTTTGAATTCAAGCGATATACCCTTTCCGTCGGTCAGCGTCTGAGTGACACTATCCGCTTTATCCAGGAGCCTTTGGTGCGAGCAGTAGGCAATCAGATCTATGAAACACAAGGAATCTACAAGACCGAACCAACAAAAGGAACTATGCAGGATCCTGCACTTTTGCCCGGTGCACGAATCAAAATAGAAGATCTGGTCCAGCCCATCAGTGCCAATAAAAATCTTCAAACCCTGGCCCTCGATCAGGTAAAATTTAAAAAACGCCTACCGCTCCATACCTTGATGGCATACTCAGAGGATGGACAATCCATTGAACTGACCGATAAAGTTTCCACCGACGGAGTCTTAGACTGGACTGCTCCGCAAGGCCATTGGAACCTCTATGCTATCTTCATGGGGTGGCATGGCAAAATGGTAGAACGGGCAGCACCCGGTGGCGAAGGCGAAGTGATCGATCATTTTTCGACTGCCCATTTAAATAAATATCTGAGTCGTTTTGATCAGGCATTCGGTTCTATGGACCTCTCCGGACTCAGAGCTTTTTTTAATGACTCCTACGAAGTAGATGATGCCCGGGGACAAAGCAACTGGACAGAGGATTTTTTTGATGAATTTAGTAGCAGACGAGGATATGATTTAAAAAACCATTTGCTGGCTCTATTGGGTGGTGGTAATGATGAATATTCGTTGGGTATATTGTATGACTACAGGCAGACTATCGATGACTTACTGTTGGATCATTTTACTATTCCCTGGAAAAACTGGGCACATAACAAAAATAAAATCGTACGCAACCAATCACATGGTGCTCCGGCCAATATCCTTGACTTGTATTCGGCCATTGATATTCCAGAAACCGAAGGCACCGAACTCCTGCGGTATAAATTTGCCAGTTCGGCGGCCCATATTACCGGAAAAAATGTAGTATCTGCCGAAGCAGCCACCTGGCTCGATGAACATTTTGTGTCTACCCTGGCTGATGTAAAAGCATCGGTAGACAATTACTTCCTTGGTGGTGTCAATCATATTGTATATCATGGTACTGCATATTCACCCAAGGATGATCCCTGGCCGGGATGGTTGTTTTATGCCTCCGTGCATTTACAGCCGACCAATCCGCAATGGCATGACTTTAAAACCTTAAACGACTATATCACCCGATGTCAGAGTTTTTTGCAGCAGGGCAAGTCGGACAATCATGTTCTCTTATATTTTCCCTTTGCTGATCGCAATTATGAGCCAGGTAAAGAATTATTGCATCATTATGATGGGATGCAGGGCTATGATAGTACTGTATTTAAAAAATCTGCAGCGCTGATGACCTCCAAAGGTTATAGTTGGGACCTGGTCAGTGACCACCAGATTATGGATATCACCTTCGCTGATGGTGCACTACACTCCCCCGGAGGGGAATATCAGTCTTTGGTGATCAGTGGAGTAGCACGAATGCCGTTAAATACTTTGCTCCAACTCGATCGTCTGATACGGCAAGGGGCAAGCATCATCCTGCACCAGTCTTCGCTGCATGGTTGCGGCTATATGGATAATACGACCAACTATGGACAGTACAAGTCAATCGTCAGTGATTGGGATCGAATCAGGTATAAAAATTTATTAAAAGGGGACGATCTGATCAAACTATTAGCTAAAGAAAATATACATCATGAAGAGGGATTATATGCCATGGGACTGGAGTGTGTCCGTAGGGTCATCGGCGCAGATCATTATTATTTCATTAAAAACAGCTCTACTAAAAAAGTCGAAGAATGGGTGCCATTGAACACTAAAGCTGCTTCAGCGATTCTCTACGATCCCATGACATTGACCGCTGGAATAGCCAAACTGCAAGAAGAATCTCACGGCATCAAAGTCAGGATATCACTTGCTCCCGGATCTACGATCATCCTATCGACCAGTGATCAGGCGGTTTCCGGTGACTTCTATCCTGAGTATGTATCAAATGCTGAAAAAATATCGATGAAAGGAAAGTGGACCATTGATTTTATATCTGGTGGACCGTCAATGCCACAAACGATCAAAACCAAATCTCTCCGTGATTGGTCACAACTACTGACCGGAGATGACCGATATTTTTCAGGCACCGTGTCTTATAACCTGGTGTGTAACCCCCCGGTAAAAAAATCCCTATATTATCTTTTAGATCTGGGTGAAGTCCGAGGTACAGTATCCGTCATACTCAATGACTTGCCAGTGGCTAACTGCCTGGGTCCTGAATACAAAGCCATCATACCGGCATCCGCTTTCCACAAAAGAAAAAATAAACTCGAGATCATTGTCTCCAGTACAATGGCCAATCGCATCATCTATATGGAACAGCATGATCAACCCTGGAAAAAGTTTTACAATGTCAATATGCCTGCGAGGTTAAGGGCAAACAGGGGAGCGGATGGATTATTTACTGCGAAAAATTGGGAATTGGGGAAATGGGGAATGATGGGTCCGGTGAGCTGGAGTGGGGTTGAGGTGAAGTGA